DNA sequence from the Geothermobacter hydrogeniphilus genome:
AATCATTTCATCCCGACGGTGATTGACCAGCTGATCTCCCGCAGCGAATTTTATACCGCCTACACCCCCTATCAGCCGGAAATCAGCCAGGGGACCCTGCAGGCCATCTACGAATACCAGACCCTGATCTGTCAACTCACCGGCATGGATGTCAGCAATGCCTCCATGTACGACGGTGCTTCGGCCTGCGCCGAAGCGGTGCTGATGGCGGCCCGCGCCACCCGGCGGAAAAAGATGCTGCTGGCCGCCAGCCTGCATCCGGAATACCGGGAAACCGTCGCCACTTACTGCCGCCATCTTGATATCGAACTGCTCGACCTCCCCTATCTGCCAAGTGGCAGAATCGACCAGGCAGCCCTCGCGACCCTGCTCGATACCGAAACGGCAGCGGTGGTCGCCGGCTACCCAAACTTCTTCGGCGTCATCGAAGAACTGGCCCCGCTGGCCGCTGCCGCCCACCAGGTCGGCGCCCTGCTGGTAACAGCTGTCGCCGAACCGGTGGCACTGGGCCAAATCAAGTCACCCGGAGAACTGGGCGCCGACATCGTCGTTGGTGAAGGCCAGAGCTTCGGCATGCCGGTTTCCTACGGCGGCCCCGGGGTCGGCTTCTTCGCCGCCCGCCAGAAGACTGTCCGTTCCATGCCCGGTCGACTGGTCGGCGCCACCCGGGACAAAGACGGCAGGACCGGCTATGTGTTGACCCTGGCAACCCGTGAGCAGCACATCCGCCGCGAAAAAGCAACGTCCAACATCTGCTCCAATCAGGGGTTGTGTGTGCTGATGGCAACCATCTATCTCTCCCTGCTCGGTCGGCGGGGGCTGCGCGAGGTGGCGGCCCAGAACCTGGCCAAGGCCGAGTACGCCAAGCAGGCGATCGGCGCCCTGCCCGGTTTCAGCATCCCCTTCAGCGGCCCGACCTTCAATGAGTTCGTTGTCGAGGTGCCCGGCGATATCGATGTCCTGCTGCTGAAATTGGAGCAGCAGCAGATCCTGGCGGGACTGCCGTTGAAACGTTATGACGCGACAATGGAACAACGTCTGCTGATCTGCGTCACCGAGCAGAACAGCAGAGAACAGATCGATATCTTGGTCGAAGCATTGAAAGGAGCTGCGGCATGAGTCAGACAGAAACGGTAACCCGGCTCAACAACTGCCCGCCACCGACAGAAGCTGAACGGGCCACCATCAACCGCATCGGCACGGGCGGCCTGGCGCTGCGCGAAAAATTGATCTTCGAACACAGCGTTGCCGGGCGACAAGGCTACAGCCTGCCGGCCCTCGATGTCCCGGCGGTGGAACTGCCCGAGGCCTTGAATCGAGAAGACATCGTCGGCTTTCCCGAAGTCTCCGAGGTGGATGTGGTGCGCCACTTCACCCGTCTGTCCACCTGGAACTACGGGCTGGACAGCGGCTTTTACCCCCTCGGCAGCTGCACCATGAAATACAACCCCAAGGTCAATGAAGCCGCGGCACGGTTGCCGGGAATGAGCGGATGCCATCCCCATACCCCTGAGCACCTCAGCCAGGGGGCCCTGGGCCTGATGTTTGAGCTGCAGCAGGCGCTGGCTGAAATCTCCGGATTCGACGCCGTGACCTTGCAGCCGGCCGCCGGAGCCCATGGCGAGCTGGCCGGAGTGCAGATGATCCGTGCCTGGCATCAGGCGCAGGGCCGGTCGCGGAAAAAGATCCTGATTCCCGACACTGCCCATGGCACCAACCCGGCGACAGCGGCGCTCTGCGGCTACCAGGTGGTGCCCATCGCTTCCGGGGAATCGGGCATTTTGAGTGCGGCCACGGTGGCCGAGTACATGGATGATGATGTCGCCGCGCTGATGGTGACCAATCCCAACACCCTGGGGTTGTTCGAATCGAATATCCGCACCATCTGCGACATCGTCCACCAGGGGGGAGGGCTGGTCTATTGCGATGGCGCCAATCTCAACGCCCTGATGGGAATCGCCCGTCCCGGTGACCTGGGAATGGATGTCATGCATTTCAACCTGCACAAGACCTTCTCCACCCCGCATGGTGGCGGCGGTCCCGGTGCCGGACCGGTCGGGGTGACTGAAAAGCTGATCCCCTTCCTGCCGAAACCGCTGGTGGTAAGTGATGCGGGACAGTATCGCCTCAACTTCGATCGGCCACAGTCCATCGGCCGGATGCGTTCCTTCTACGGCAACTTCGGTATCATGCTGCGCGCCTGGGCCTATATCCTGACCATGGGCGGCGCCGGTTTGAAACACGCGAGCGAGATGGCGGTACTGAACGCCAACTACATCCGCGCCCGGCTCGAGGATACCTACCATCTGCCCTATCCCAACCGCTCTCTGCACGAGGTGGTGTTTTCCGATAAACAACTCGCCGGCGACTGCCATACCCTTGACCTGGCCAAACGTCTGATCGATTACGGCTACCATCCACCAACCATCTACTTCCCGCTGGTGGTTCACGGCGCGATCATGATCGAGCCGACCGAAACTGAAAGCAAGGAGGTCCTGGATGAATTCTGTGATGCCATGCTGGCCATCGCCCGCGAGGCGGACAGCCATCCCGAACTGCTGCTGCAGGCACCGGGTCTGACCGCGGTGGGTCGGCTCGACGAAACAGCGGCGGCACGCAAGCCGCAACTCTGCTACAAACCGGCCGAATAATTTCAAGTCCCGATATTTTTCGTCCCGGCGCCGTCGCAACCGCCGCCGGGACCCTCAGATACGATGGAGATTGAGCTATGTCACGCAACAAACTATCTATCCTTGATCCGGCTATCGCCACCAGCATAAGTCGAGAAACCGAACGCCAGGAATATGGTCTCGAATTCATCGCCTCAGAAAATTTTGTCAGCGAAGCGGTGATGGAAGCCCAGGGTTCGGTCATGACCAACAAATATGCCGAGGGTTATCCGGGCAAGCGTTACTACGGCGGCTGCGAGGTGGTTGATGTCGCCGAGCAGCTGGCCATCGACCGGGCCCGGGAACTGTTCGGCGCCGAGCACGTCAACGTCCAACCCCATTCCGGGTCTCAGGCCAACATGGCCGTCTACCTGACGGTCTGCCAACCGGGAGACACGGTCCTGGGCATGAACCTCTCCCACGGCGGACACCTGACCCACGGTTCCCCGGTCAACTTCTCCGGCAAGCTGTTCAATATCGTCCCCTACGGCATCAGCGAGGAGACCGGTATCATCGACTATGAAGAGGTCGCAGCGTTGGCCAGGAAACACCGGCCCAAACTGATCGTGGCCGGTTACAGCGCCTATCCGCGCAGTCTCGATTTTGCCGCCTTCAGACGCATTGCCGATGAGGTCGATGCCCTGCTGATGGTCGACATGGCCCATTTTGCCGGATTGGTGGCAGGTGGTCAGCATCCCAGCCCGGTCCCCCACGCCCATTTTGTCACCACCACCACCCACAAAACCCTGCGCGGTCCGCGCGGCGGGATGATCCTCTGCACCGAGGAGTGGGGCAAAAAAATCAACAGCACCATCTTCCCCGGCATCCAGGGCGGCCCGCTGATGCACGTTATCGCCGCCAAGGCGGTGGCCTTCAAGGAGGCCCTGGCGCCGGAGTTCAAGGAGTACGCCGCGCAGGTGGTGAGCAATGCCCGGACCCTGGCCACCGAACTGGTTCAGCATGGCTTCAAGCTGGTCTCCGGCGGCACCGACAACCATCTGATCCTGGTCGATTTCTGCGGCAGCGAGATCACCGGAAAAATGGCCGAAAAGGCCCTGGAAGAAGCCGGCATCACGGTCAACAAGAACTCGGTCCCCTACGACACCCGCTCTCCCTTCGTCACCAGCGGCATCCGTATCGGCACCCCGGCGGCCACCACCCGCGGCCTCAAGGAAGAACAGATGGTCAAGGTGGCGGCCTGGATCAAGCGCGCCATCGACAATATCGAGCATCAGGACGAACTGGCCCGCATCCGGGCCGAGGTCAAGGAACTGTGCCTGGAGTTCCCCCTCTACCCAGACCGTCTGCAGTCATGATCACCCCCGAGCTCCCGGCCCGGAGGATGCCCCCGGGCCGGGGCGTTACAACTGCAATCCGGCAGCAGAAGGTTTCCCGATGGAATCGATAAGAGAACTGTTCCGCATCGGCACCGGTCCATCCAGCAGCCATACCATGGGCCCCTGCAAGGCAGCCGAAAGGTTTCTTCAACAGCAGCCGAATGCCGCCCGCTACCAGGTCACGCTGTTCGGCAGCCTAGCCGCCACCGGCAAAGGCCACCTGACCGATAAAATCCTCGAAAAAACATTCGGTTCGCGGGATTTGACCCTGATCTGGAAGCCAGAAGAAGAGTTGCCGCTGCATCCCAATGCCCTGCGCTTCGAGGCCCTGTCCGCGGCTGGCGAAATCCAGGGCAACTGGGAAGTCTACAGTGTCGGCGGCGGAGCTCTCCAGGAACCGGGGGGCTCCGACCCCAGTCACGCTATCAATTACCTGCCCACCATGGACCTGATTCTGGAACACTGCGCCAACAGTGGAGAGTCGTTCTGGGAATATGTTGAAGGTTGCGAAGGACAGGAGATATGGTCCTTTTTCGAACAGGTCTGGCAGGCCATGAGCGCCTCCCTCGAGCGGGGCCTGCATGCTGAAGGCGTGCTTCCCGGAGGACTGGGGCTGGCCCGCAAGGCCCACCCGTTCTTCCGTAAAGCCTCCCTCTATGGTCCCGAATTCAAACAGAGCGGCCTGCTCTGCGCCTATGCCCACGCCGTATCGGAAGAAAACGCGGCGGGCGGCGTCATCGTAACCGCACCGACCTGCGGCGCGTCGGGAGTCCTGCCGGCGGTACTCCGACACCTCGACGAGATCCTCAATTGCGGCCCCGAAAATCTGTTGCGCGCCCTGGCCACCGCCGGTCTGATCGGCAACCTGGTCAAGCACAACGCCTCCATCTCCGGCGCCGAGGTCGGCTGTCAGGGTGAGGTTGGAACCGCCTGCGCGATGGCGGCAGCGGCAGCCACCCAACTCTATGGCGGCACCATCCGCCAGATTGAGTATGCCGCCGAAATGGGCCTTGAACACCATCTCGGACTGACCTGCGATCCGGTCAAGGGGTTGGTTCAAATCCCCTGCATTGAACGCAATGCCCACGCCGCGGCCCGGGCACTGAGCTGCTGTCACTTTGCCCTGCTCTCGGACGGGGTGCATAAAATCAGCTTCACCGAAATCGTTGCCGTGATGAAAGAGACCGGCCAGGCCCTGCCGTCGCTCTACCGCGAGACCTCGAATGGCGGCATCGCCCAGGCCTACCACCAGCGCACCCAATCGGCCGCCAAGCGAAATCGACCCAATTGATGAAGGAGAATTATCCCGATGCGGGCTGTCAATAGAAAAAAACCGGACTGGCTGCGGGTGAAGCTTCCCGCCGGCCGGCAGTTTCGCAGTGTTCGCCAGGCTCTGGCGCGGCAATCGCTGCACACCGTCTGCGAGGAAGCCAACTGCCCCAACAAAACCGAATGCTGGAGTACCGGGACCGCCACCTTCATGATTCTCGGCGATACCTGTACCCGCGGCTGTGCCTTCTGCGCTGTCAAGCGCGGCAATCCAGAAGGCCGTTTTGACCCTGATGAGGCACAACGCGTGGCTGATGCCGCCAGTGCGATGGGACTCGAATATGTCGTCATCACCTCGGTGACCCGCGACGACCTCCCCGACGGCGGGGCGGAGCTGTTCGCCGCAACTATCCGTCGCATCAAACAGCTGAACCCCACTCCCGGCGTGGAAGTCCTGATACCTGACTACCTAGGTGATGCCCTCGACACGATCATCGCCGCCAGACCCGACGTCATCGCCCACAATATCGAGGTGGTTGAACGACTCTCGGGAGAGTATCGCCATCCAGGCTTCGACTTCGACCGTTCCCTCGAGGTCCTGGCCAGAGTCAACAGGGATGGGGACAGGATACTCACCAAATCCTCGCTCATGCTGGGGCTCGGTGAGACCGACAAAGAAATCGAAATGGCGATGCAAAAACTGATCGATGTCGGAGTGCGAATCCTGGTCATGGGTCAGTACCTGAGTCCGACCCGGAAACATGTTCCGGTCCTCGAATACATCCGGCCGGAAAAATTCGACCAATGGGCTGAACGGGGCCGGGAGATGGGATTCGATTTCGTTGCCGCCGGGCCGCTGGTGCGCACCTCCTATCGGGCCGCAGAGGCGTTCGTCGAACAAAACAAAAACCAAACCCCTTAACAACACAGGCGAGACCTCACCGTAAAGGCGCAAAGAACGCAAAGCAAACCAACTCTTTCAACAGGGATGAAGGGGATGCACAGGACAGGTCAAGGTTTTGTATTTGGATTAAGGCCCCCTCCCCTTCATCCCCGTTGGCCTGCTTTTGCGGTTTTCTCAGCGGCCTTTGCATCTTGAGGGAGCGAAGCGAGCGGGCGGTGAATGTCCGGTTGTCTTGTCATCGTGTTATCATGAGCCGCCAAACCGCCTGACCGGGAGGAGATTAAAGATGGATGCCATCGACTGTCTGGCGAAAAAAGTCCCTTTTTTATGGCTCAACGATCACCTTGAGAAAACCGGCCCGGCACTGTCCGGGATATCCCTGGGCCTGCCGGACATGCGCGACGCCCAGGCACGGTTGTGCCGCTTTGCCCCTCTCATCATGGAACTGTTCCCCGACGAGACCGGAACCTCGGGAGGCCTGATCGAGTCGGAACTGGTCCGTGCTCCCCGACTGGGCGACTATCTCCTCCAGGGAGCAGGCCCGGTTTTGATCAAAAAAGACCACGATTTACCTGTCGCCGGATCGGTCAAGGCGCGGGGCGGAATCTATGAAGTCCTCTGTCTGGCCGAGCAGTTGGCTGAAAAAAACGGCCACCTCAACCCCGGTGACAATTACACCCGATTGTTGGAAGATGAGGTCAAAGAGCTGTTCTCCCACTATACGATTTCGGTGGGCAGTACCGGCAACCTGGGATTGAGCATCGGCATCATGGGGGCGGCGCTGGGATTCAAGGTGGATATCCACATGTCCCACGAAGCCAGACAATGGAAGAAGGAACGACTGCGGAAAAGAGGGGTGAATGTCGTCGAGCACCAGGCGGACTACAGCTCCGCCGTTGCCGCGGGGCGAGCAGACGCTGCGAACGACCCTTTCAATTTCTTTGTCGACGATGAAAACTCCATCCAGCTCTTTCTCGGTTACAGCGTGGCGGCCTTCCGCCTGAAAGTCCAGCTGGACAACCTCGGAATTGAGGTAAGTGAAAAACGACCGCTGTTTGTCTACCTGCCGTGCGGCATCGGCGGCGCACCGGGGGGCATAACCTTCGGGCTGAAACAGCTCTTCGGCGATGCCGTCCACTGTTTTTTTGCCGAACCCACTGAGGCACCCTGCATGACCCTGGGACTGGTGACCGGGAAACATGCGGATATAAGCGTTTACGATATCGGCCTCGAAGTCAGAACCAACGCCGACGGCCTGGCCGTCGCCCGTCCTTCCGGTTTTGTCGGCAAATTGATAGCACCGCTCTTAAGCGGCGCCCTGACAATCAACGATCATGACATGCTGAAATATGTCTATGCTGCCCATCAGCTTGAAGGGATGAGCATCGAGCCCTCGGCAGCTGCTGGCTTTGCCGGGCCGAAGTTGACGCTTGGGCATGACTTTTCGCGACACTTTGAAGACATCACCCATATTCTCTGGACGACGGGCGGCAGATACGTTCCGGAAGAAGAGCATCGACATGTTCTGGAAAAAGGAAAGATCCTTTTTGCCGCTGAACATAACAACTGAAGATTCTTGTTTTCGGGGCTAAACAAAATCCTGAACGTCCTGAATATCCCAGTTACGTTTTTGCGGTTTTCTTTGCGGCCCTTGCGGTAACGCCCGAAGCTGATGCTCCGGCAAGCGCAATCATTACTGCGACCGACCGGATTTCTGAATGGCGGCGATATACCTCCGCGCCGCCTCAATATCGTTCGGGTCCTCGGCCACGTCAAGGGCGCCGAGAAAATAATGATAGGCGCTGGTCATGCAGCGCGGCTTGTTCATCAGGGCGCGCCCGGCACCGAGATAGGCTCTGGACAGGCGCGAATCGTTGCCGCGGTCGGCGATGAAACGCCGGAACACCGACAGGGCCTCGTCATGGGCCCCGCCGGCGAGCAGAAAATCACCGATCGCCAGCACCTGGTCACCATCGACCTGCCGCCGCTGCTCACGGGTCTCCAGCGACAGGTAACGGGAAACGGCGCGCTCCGGACGCCCCTCGGCCAGCAGCCGGCGAATCTCTTCGGCCGGGGTTTCAGGCTGTTCACTCTTAACGGTGGGCTCGGGTCGGGCCTCACGCAGCCGCCGACCCTTCCAGGCCGGCAGCAGCCGGTCAATCCCCCAGGCCAGGGCCAGACCGCCGACAAAGCCACCGATATGCGCCCCGTGAGCGACCCCGCCACCACCCGCGCCGGCGAACAGGAACGGCAGCAGGTTGTCAACCAGCAGGTAGAAACCGAGTACCAGCCGGGCCGGAATTTCAACCACCTGGACAATGATGATGAAGAAAATGAAGACCTTGACCTTGTTGCGCGGAAACCAGATGAAGTAGAGTCCGAGCACCCCGGAGATGGCACCCGAGGCGCCGATCATCGGCACCTGGGAGCCCGGCTCGAAAAAAGCGAAGAACAGGGTTGCCGCCACCCCGGTGGCAAGGTAGGCGAGCAGAAAGCGAACCGGACCGAGGCGGTGTTCGACATTGTCGCCGAAAATCCAGAGGAAGAGCATGTTGCCGAGCAGGTGCATCCAGCCGGCATGCAGAAACATGGCGCTGAACATGCTCAGCAGCGAAGGCGCCGCCGGCCGGTAACCGAAGCGGAACACGGTCAGATCATAAGCCGAAACCTGCTGCAGAATCGCTTCGACCGGGATGCTGCCGCGGGCGCCGATGCTGTGCAGGTAATCGAGCAGCAGCGGATCGTTGAGATCGACCCGCGAGCCCGACAACGGCAGGGTGACCAGCAGAAAAACCGCCACGTTCAGGCCGATCAGCAGCCAGGTGGCATAGGGGGTACTGCGTGGATTGGGAGTATCGCCGATGGGCAGGAACATGGGAACAGTTCAGGAATCAGGAGTCCGGGGTCAACATCCAGGGGGACGGGCACCGCAGGAGCCAGTCCCCATCGTCTCACGTCTCACGGATAACCAAGCTTACCACAGCTTCCCCGCGGGCTCTTGCTATTTCTTCCCGGCGTCGCTATGCTCCGCAATAGAACCTGTCACAAGGAGCAACAGCATGTCTACCATCAACCTGCAGGGCGACCCGAATCCCTGGCGGATCGGCAAGATCATCTGCCTCGGCCGCAACTATGTCGACCACATCCGGGAACTGAACAACGCCATCCCCGACCGCGCCGTTATCTTCACCAAGCCGGCAACCAGCATCATCGGCAATGGTGAACAGATCCGCATCCCCGGCTACGCGAAGGACTGCCACCACGAGGCTGAACTGACGGTGCTGATCGGCCGTCGGACCCGCGCCGTCCCCGCGGCCGAAGCCATGGCGGTGGTGGCCGGCTACGGGGTCGCCATCGACCTGACCCTGCGCGACGTACAGAGCGAGCTGAAAAGCAAGGGGCTCCCCTGGGATATTGCCAAGGGCTTCGATACCGCCTGCCCGCTGTCGGATTTCATCCCCGCCGACCGGGTTGACGATCCCCACAAGCTGCGGATCAGGCTCCGGGTCAACGACGAGTTGCGCCAGGACGGCAACACCGAACAGATGATGCGCCGGATTCCCCAGATCATCGAGGAGATATCGGCCATTTTCACCCTCGAACCGGGGGATCTGATCCTGACCGGAACCCCGGCCGGTGTCGGCCCGGTAAAAAGCGGCGACCGGGTGACCGTCGAAATCGAACAGGTCGGCCGCCTGGAAGTCAGCGTGGCATGAAGGAGAGCTTCGCCCTGATCGGACCGGGCCGGGTCGGCCAGGCCGTAGCCCGGCTGCTGGTAGAAGCCGGCTATCCGTTGCTCGCCCTGGTCAGCCGGGATGAAACCCGGGCTCGGCAGGCGGCACGTTTTGCCGGCTGTCCGCAAGCCGCCAGCACCGACCTGCAACGGGCAACCGCCGCCCGGCTGATCATGCTGGCGGTCCCGGACGATCAGCTGCGGCCGCTGGCGGCCCGGCTGCACCGGCTCGGCCTGCAACCAGGCACCCTGTTGATCCACTTCAGCGGTTTTCACCCGGCGGATATCCTGCTCACCGATGCCGAACAGCAGTTGCAGGCCTTGGCGATCCACCCCCTGCAGACTTTCGCCGACGCGGTGATGGGCACCCACAACCTGCCCGGCAGTCCCTGCTCCGTCGAAGGCAGCCCGGAGGCGCTGAGCCGGGGCGAAGAACTGGTCGAGGCGCTGGGCGGTATCCCCTTCCGCCTGCGCGGCGAACAGAAGGCCCTCTACCACGCCGCGGCCTGCGTCCTTTCCAACA
Encoded proteins:
- a CDS encoding rhomboid family intramembrane serine protease, whose amino-acid sequence is MFLPIGDTPNPRSTPYATWLLIGLNVAVFLLVTLPLSGSRVDLNDPLLLDYLHSIGARGSIPVEAILQQVSAYDLTVFRFGYRPAAPSLLSMFSAMFLHAGWMHLLGNMLFLWIFGDNVEHRLGPVRFLLAYLATGVAATLFFAFFEPGSQVPMIGASGAISGVLGLYFIWFPRNKVKVFIFFIIIVQVVEIPARLVLGFYLLVDNLLPFLFAGAGGGGVAHGAHIGGFVGGLALAWGIDRLLPAWKGRRLREARPEPTVKSEQPETPAEEIRRLLAEGRPERAVSRYLSLETREQRRQVDGDQVLAIGDFLLAGGAHDEALSVFRRFIADRGNDSRLSRAYLGAGRALMNKPRCMTSAYHYFLGALDVAEDPNDIEAARRYIAAIQKSGRSQ
- the lipA gene encoding lipoyl synthase; amino-acid sequence: MRAVNRKKPDWLRVKLPAGRQFRSVRQALARQSLHTVCEEANCPNKTECWSTGTATFMILGDTCTRGCAFCAVKRGNPEGRFDPDEAQRVADAASAMGLEYVVITSVTRDDLPDGGAELFAATIRRIKQLNPTPGVEVLIPDYLGDALDTIIAARPDVIAHNIEVVERLSGEYRHPGFDFDRSLEVLARVNRDGDRILTKSSLMLGLGETDKEIEMAMQKLIDVGVRILVMGQYLSPTRKHVPVLEYIRPEKFDQWAERGREMGFDFVAAGPLVRTSYRAAEAFVEQNKNQTP
- a CDS encoding fumarylacetoacetate hydrolase family protein; translation: MSTINLQGDPNPWRIGKIICLGRNYVDHIRELNNAIPDRAVIFTKPATSIIGNGEQIRIPGYAKDCHHEAELTVLIGRRTRAVPAAEAMAVVAGYGVAIDLTLRDVQSELKSKGLPWDIAKGFDTACPLSDFIPADRVDDPHKLRIRLRVNDELRQDGNTEQMMRRIPQIIEEISAIFTLEPGDLILTGTPAGVGPVKSGDRVTVEIEQVGRLEVSVA
- a CDS encoding D-serine ammonia-lyase, giving the protein MDAIDCLAKKVPFLWLNDHLEKTGPALSGISLGLPDMRDAQARLCRFAPLIMELFPDETGTSGGLIESELVRAPRLGDYLLQGAGPVLIKKDHDLPVAGSVKARGGIYEVLCLAEQLAEKNGHLNPGDNYTRLLEDEVKELFSHYTISVGSTGNLGLSIGIMGAALGFKVDIHMSHEARQWKKERLRKRGVNVVEHQADYSSAVAAGRADAANDPFNFFVDDENSIQLFLGYSVAAFRLKVQLDNLGIEVSEKRPLFVYLPCGIGGAPGGITFGLKQLFGDAVHCFFAEPTEAPCMTLGLVTGKHADISVYDIGLEVRTNADGLAVARPSGFVGKLIAPLLSGALTINDHDMLKYVYAAHQLEGMSIEPSAAAGFAGPKLTLGHDFSRHFEDITHILWTTGGRYVPEEEHRHVLEKGKILFAAEHNN
- the gcvPB gene encoding aminomethyl-transferring glycine dehydrogenase subunit GcvPB; its protein translation is MSQTETVTRLNNCPPPTEAERATINRIGTGGLALREKLIFEHSVAGRQGYSLPALDVPAVELPEALNREDIVGFPEVSEVDVVRHFTRLSTWNYGLDSGFYPLGSCTMKYNPKVNEAAARLPGMSGCHPHTPEHLSQGALGLMFELQQALAEISGFDAVTLQPAAGAHGELAGVQMIRAWHQAQGRSRKKILIPDTAHGTNPATAALCGYQVVPIASGESGILSAATVAEYMDDDVAALMVTNPNTLGLFESNIRTICDIVHQGGGLVYCDGANLNALMGIARPGDLGMDVMHFNLHKTFSTPHGGGGPGAGPVGVTEKLIPFLPKPLVVSDAGQYRLNFDRPQSIGRMRSFYGNFGIMLRAWAYILTMGGAGLKHASEMAVLNANYIRARLEDTYHLPYPNRSLHEVVFSDKQLAGDCHTLDLAKRLIDYGYHPPTIYFPLVVHGAIMIEPTETESKEVLDEFCDAMLAIAREADSHPELLLQAPGLTAVGRLDETAAARKPQLCYKPAE
- a CDS encoding L-serine ammonia-lyase, iron-sulfur-dependent, subunit alpha yields the protein MESIRELFRIGTGPSSSHTMGPCKAAERFLQQQPNAARYQVTLFGSLAATGKGHLTDKILEKTFGSRDLTLIWKPEEELPLHPNALRFEALSAAGEIQGNWEVYSVGGGALQEPGGSDPSHAINYLPTMDLILEHCANSGESFWEYVEGCEGQEIWSFFEQVWQAMSASLERGLHAEGVLPGGLGLARKAHPFFRKASLYGPEFKQSGLLCAYAHAVSEENAAGGVIVTAPTCGASGVLPAVLRHLDEILNCGPENLLRALATAGLIGNLVKHNASISGAEVGCQGEVGTACAMAAAAATQLYGGTIRQIEYAAEMGLEHHLGLTCDPVKGLVQIPCIERNAHAAARALSCCHFALLSDGVHKISFTEIVAVMKETGQALPSLYRETSNGGIAQAYHQRTQSAAKRNRPN
- a CDS encoding Rossmann-like and DUF2520 domain-containing protein; protein product: MKESFALIGPGRVGQAVARLLVEAGYPLLALVSRDETRARQAARFAGCPQAASTDLQRATAARLIMLAVPDDQLRPLAARLHRLGLQPGTLLIHFSGFHPADILLTDAEQQLQALAIHPLQTFADAVMGTHNLPGSPCSVEGSPEALSRGEELVEALGGIPFRLRGEQKALYHAAACVLSNNLVANTRAACEIFAACGFEREQAFELLKPLLSGTLRSLTTLGPDLALTGPLSRGDIQTVTAHLDALAKLPDDLQQIYRVLGRKAVQIGLERGSLDKKTAGMLSRLLAPPD
- the gcvPA gene encoding aminomethyl-transferring glycine dehydrogenase subunit GcvPA, which codes for MRYIPHTDDDVRQMLATIGVDSVTDLFVEVPEAVRLDRPLELPEPMSESQVLAEMKRLAAQNATTETHTIFLGGGAYNHFIPTVIDQLISRSEFYTAYTPYQPEISQGTLQAIYEYQTLICQLTGMDVSNASMYDGASACAEAVLMAARATRRKKMLLAASLHPEYRETVATYCRHLDIELLDLPYLPSGRIDQAALATLLDTETAAVVAGYPNFFGVIEELAPLAAAAHQVGALLVTAVAEPVALGQIKSPGELGADIVVGEGQSFGMPVSYGGPGVGFFAARQKTVRSMPGRLVGATRDKDGRTGYVLTLATREQHIRREKATSNICSNQGLCVLMATIYLSLLGRRGLREVAAQNLAKAEYAKQAIGALPGFSIPFSGPTFNEFVVEVPGDIDVLLLKLEQQQILAGLPLKRYDATMEQRLLICVTEQNSREQIDILVEALKGAAA
- the glyA gene encoding serine hydroxymethyltransferase, whose product is MSRNKLSILDPAIATSISRETERQEYGLEFIASENFVSEAVMEAQGSVMTNKYAEGYPGKRYYGGCEVVDVAEQLAIDRARELFGAEHVNVQPHSGSQANMAVYLTVCQPGDTVLGMNLSHGGHLTHGSPVNFSGKLFNIVPYGISEETGIIDYEEVAALARKHRPKLIVAGYSAYPRSLDFAAFRRIADEVDALLMVDMAHFAGLVAGGQHPSPVPHAHFVTTTTHKTLRGPRGGMILCTEEWGKKINSTIFPGIQGGPLMHVIAAKAVAFKEALAPEFKEYAAQVVSNARTLATELVQHGFKLVSGGTDNHLILVDFCGSEITGKMAEKALEEAGITVNKNSVPYDTRSPFVTSGIRIGTPAATTRGLKEEQMVKVAAWIKRAIDNIEHQDELARIRAEVKELCLEFPLYPDRLQS